The DNA region aaagcttaccgagcaagaatcgagacttgcggcagaaacaaagaagaaaaatgaaataaattttaagcaaagctaaaatagagagtatatggatgaaatcttgattgaattcattcattttttttaaaatggcataaagcctatttatacaagcttccaacttgacaacttagttggaatacaactaagtttcatcattacatccacttaaaataaatcaccacctactaccactaacaaacttagttggaatacaactaagttacatcattacatccaaataataataataataataaaacatgtgattgctacatgctaaccattgcttcaataaAGTTTAATGGGACGATTCCTCCAACGTTTGTAGAGGAATGCCACTTAAGTAATCTCAACTTAAATGGAAATCAATTAGAAGGGTCTTTATCACCTTCCATCCTTAATTGTAGAGGTCTGGAAGTGCTAGATCTTGGAAACAACAAGATCAATGATACATTTCCTCATTGGTTGGGAAGTCTTCCACAGCTACAAGTTCTTGTACTAAAGTCAAATCAAATGCATGGTTCCTTGCATGAACATAGCTCCAAGTCAAACCCTTGTTTctctaaaatccaaatttttgacctttcaagtaattatttttctggACCCCTACCTGTGAGATACATCGAGAGCTTCAAAGCTATCATAGATTACAAGAAGAATGGTACTACAAAATCGTACATGGGGGTGgatgataaatattttaatagtgGCTTCTATACATATTCCATTGGAATTGTTATTAAAGGACAAGATGTGGAATTGGTGAAAATATTCACCATGTGGATGATCATTGATCTGTCAAACAATATGTTTGAAGGAGGGATTCCAAAGGTTATTGGGAAGCTTAGCTTATTGAAAGGGCTCAACCTGTCTCATAATAACCTTAATGGTGGTATTCCCACTTCAATAGGGAATTTGACAAGTCTTGAATGGTTGGACCTATCTTCAAACAGGTTGTCTGGAACGATTCCAAATAGATTGACAGATTTGGCATTTCTTACGTCCTTAAATGTTTCTGAAAATCAACTCCATGGTCAGATTCCTCAAGGCAAACAGTTCAACACATTTGGAAATGATTCATATGAAGGAAACAAGGGATTATGTGGGTTTCCGGTCTCGAAAGGTTGCAACATCATTGAGCCACCACCTCCAAATGTGCTTGAAAAAGATGGTTCAAAATCAAACATTGCTTTTGGTTGGAAAGTGGTGTTGATAGGTTATGGATGTGGAGTAGTGTTCGGAATGGCCATGGGATATGTTGTTTTCCAAATTGGTAAGCCAAAGTGGCTCGTGATGAACTTGGTTGAAAACCAACATgagaaaaggagaagaagaaagtcAAAGAATGGCAATCACAGGAATGGTCAAAGAAAGATCTAGTTGGTGGAAATGATGTTCTAGCGTTTATGTTGTATCTTCATAATTTCTTATTTTGTAGTCTCTCAAAATGTTTTTTTCCTATAGTGAAGGGTTGCATTGCCATGCATCTGTCTTTACTATTGTATCAATTCCTCagtatttgattaaattttctaCTGTCTGTAAGGGTTTGTTTTGAGTGTAACATTTTGTATGATGCATCTATTTATGATGACTTTCCATTTTCAGTCTCAATAATCTTTCGTACTACTCAccataaaatagagaaaacaatcTCATAATTGTTATTGTACTctaaaatgacatacttttatgtgttcattgcatatatattttgagtataatccTATCAATTTGGGCTTTTTATGGTTTCTTATcttgtaaggactaaattaaaggcaaaagaaaatttagggtgaaaagcgtgaatttaaagacaaaatggGTCAGCATGTGAAATAGGAAAAAAGTGGTGTTGAAAATTCAAAGTGTGAAAGACTTAGTggcaaaaaaattcaaagaagagatttataaacataaaactctatttaagtttgaattttattagaattattgttaggattattatttagatcctAACAATGAAAGGACCAACACTTCCAAAAGTATTTTCAACTGAAGAACACCTAGGTCCTGAATagtattacaaaaaaaaatattttattatatgtgattAATCAAACAAACTTGTCGGCTAGGCTTAAGTAAAGTCAGAAAAATAGAGTAATGATTTGATCTAATATAATGACTAGTCTAATATGACCAATATTTAGTATATGTTTAAAGGTATAGCTTTTTAGATGAGTTAAAAAATCATAGTCTGATTAAGGCTATAAATTTAGTGTTAGGGATGGACATAAACCTAAAACCTTTGCATGGAAATGGCCTAAATTGAATCATTACTTTCTAACGAGGGTAAAAAGTGATAATGTTTCCATTTGAAGAGGCTAAAggggattaaatttaattataaattttggtaAGAGGCTAAAAATGAAATTGTAACATTTAACCGATGAGGCTGAAGCCCTAGCTTCCCCTTGGCTTTAACTTGCTCATAGTGAATTTTATCTAACTTATTCATATAGGATATCTACTAGGAAATTCGCATAACATCATAAACTACAACAAAACGAATTTAAAGAACGTGGCCTCTAGTTAACGAAATAGTAAGGGGTTGAGTAATGGGATCTTTCTCAATTtcaacaaaatagtaaaaaagatTTCGACTAGCAACATTTTCATCCCCAGCCGACCTATTGGCTCAACTAactatttagaaaatataaaatatgtttacaTTAAAGaattcatatttaaataaaaattcaagacAAGTTGtctaaaatttgtgaaaaatattgTCCATGGTCTAGTCCGTGTTGGTCAAGCCTACTGAACTAGGTAGGTAGCGTGAGCTTGCCTTGAAAGTGCTAATAAAGCCAATCGAGTCAACACTTAAAATTTCTTATTCAACGTTAGACCGAAATTGGGTAATTAGATCAAAGGGATAGTTTGATACTTCAatacaatttgaaaattttaagattttttaaataataaaaaattacaaaaaaatttagttttaattttaagaattttttagatttatacatatttaattatttttatatttaaatgaaGTTGTTGACCTAACAATATTATATGTcaactttttttctattttgggtgatttgacaaacaacgcaagtttaatggctaaaaagatgaaaaaaaattgagagctaaaatgattttttttagtaaagttAAGAggaccaaataagtcattatgccaaTCATTGGATACACATCATCACCTATGTATTTTGTTATTACATTATACCTTTTCTTTCAATCACTTGATTACGAAACATAATCAAATATGTTTACAAGTACCTCAGTTTCACAGGATAGATCAAGTAGTTTACACAAATTTCTCAGTAACaacttaaaatatgaaaattcttttaaaattagaaTGGATGTCTATAATTATCCCACTTCTTCAATTATACATTCAGGTAGCTCCTTTCCACACTGCAAACTTCATCATAAACCATTTGATTGTAAGCATGGTGGTGTCATGGGACTCAAAATTTAAAGACTAAACCTATTTGGTCTCAGATTTGAAGAGGAATTGATATCCTTAGCGGCTTTTAGTCGACGGTACAAACAAGTTAGTGGATACTGCATATTGTTGTTAATTTGTGTGGAATTACTGGACATTCTTCTGCAATTGTTCGAACTTTCCTCATTGCTTGTAGACTAGGTTTAGGTGATAGTGATAAGTGGAAGCAAGAGTTTAAGTGATGTGAATAGACAACTTCCTCACCTAATCGCCTTTTTCTCGAGTAAACGTATATACTCGATACTGCAGAATTTTCATGTTTGTGTGGAATTCTGCATTATGCAAATGTCCAACATTGCTTgtggattaattaattaatccatGTGTATATCAAGTTAACTTTGTTAACATGATCGTGTATACCAACTTTCAGCTAGTTTTAACAGATCAGACTAAGGCTAATTTGTCTAGAAGTTGCATCATGCAAAACTATTTACTGGCTTTTAGGTAGCTTAGTCAACGGTAAAAAAATGAGAGAAGTAGTCAAATTTCTTCCATTTTTATCGTTAAAATTAAGTTTTGTAGGTCAGTATGAAGTACATGTGGCACGTACATACAACTATCCagtttttaatggtaaaaatgaaagaaaattttaatataaaggaccaatttactcttttatctagCGGCAAAATTACATCCACATATTCTCCACATTTCAGACTTGTAATTCTACTCAATTGGTCACAAGCATACATGTCCCAGTACCCTCATATATCGATCGAAATTTTTGGTTTCAGTGCATGTACTCTTTTAACTTTTGGTATTTCAATATTCAAAGATCTGATTTGattatattattttgtgttcTGTTGTGTGACATAGAGGTAGTGACAAGCCCCAAAATAGTTCCACTTGTCACATCTCcgtacatttcaaacataccaaaatctgCAGGCAAGCATTACAAGACAATTTCCAGCCACTTCAACGTTTGGCTCCTGTTCATTACACAGATTTTTAATGGTTCAATTGACTCAGATTactatttaaatgataaataaattatttaaaatatgaaaatatacatctaaaattatttaaacaaatctTTTGTTTAGTATTGGATATTATTTGTTTCACTTTTCAACTGCTGTTGTTGTTGCCTATAAATACCATTCTCCGTCATCTTACTCTAAAAACATAACATGGCCTCCTTACTCTTTCTCTGCCTATTTCTCTTCTTTCCCCATCTTTATGCTTCTTCTTCAGGATCTCACTCCTGCTCTCACCCTGAAGCTGCTTCCCTAATCCAGTTCAAGAATTCTTTTTCCATCACTCAGACAGTGCTTCCTGCTTGGTATTGCGATGAGGTTGCTGGCCTTAAATCTTATATCCCAAGACAAATTCATGGAAGGAGGGTACAGATTGCTGCTCATGGGATGGGGTCAGTTGTGATCACCTTAATGCTCATGTTACTGCCCTTGACTTGAGCTGCAGTTGGCTTTTTGGCAACTTCCCTTCCAATACCAGTCTCTTCCTTCTTCCTCACCTTCAAAAACTCAATCCTGCCTTCAATAATTTTAATCATTCCAAAATTCCATCTGAGTTTGGTCGATTTACAGGCCTACTCTACCTCAACCTTTCTTATACAGGGTTTGTAGGAGTAGTCCCATCGCAAGTCTCCCACCTGTCGAAATTGGTCTCGCTTGATCTCTCTTGGATTGATGAACAATTAACAATTGACAAATATGCTCTGGAGGGACTTGTTCACAACCTAACCGTGGTCAGACATCTTTTCTTGGATGGAATTAACATGTCTTCTATTAATCCTCATGTCTTTATGAATCTATCCTCTTCTCTAAGGTCTCTCAGTCTTGATAGTTGTGATTTGCAAGGAAAATTCCCAAAAAAACATTTTTGATTTCCCAAACCTCAATTTTCTCAACTTGCGAGGCAACCAAAACCTCAATCTTGATCTTTTGAAGTTCAACCGGAGCAGCAATCTTGAACATTTAGATCTGTCGAGGATGCCCTTCTCTACAGAATTGATTAATTCAATTGATAATCTACAGGCCTTAAAGTACTTAGATCTCTCCCATTCCTACTTATCAGGACCAAGATCGTTGGGAAACCTCTTGCAACTCACTCATTTAGACTTGGGATGGAACAAATTGAGGGGACAAATTCCATTGTCAATTCTAAACCTAACGCACCTGGAATATTTGAAAATAGCTGAAAATTCATTAGAAAGTTCCATTTCAGATGAGGTGTGCAAGATTATACTAGTGGCTTCTATGCCTATTCCATTGGAATTATTGTGAAAGGACAATATATGGAATTGGTAAGAATTTTCAACATGAGGATGATCATTGATCTATCAAACAATCAGTTTGAAGGAGAGATTCCAAAGGTTATTGGGAAGCTTAACTTACTGAAAGGGCTCAACCTTTCTCACAATAACCTTAATTGTGGTATCCCCACTTCAATAGGGAATTTGACAAATCTTGAATGGTTGGACCTATCTTCAAACAGGTTGTCTGGGACAATTTCAAATAGATTGGCAGATCTGGCATTTCTTTCGTCCTTAAGTGTTTCTGAAAATCAACTCCATGGTCAGATTCCTCAAGGCAAACAGTTCAACACATTTGGAAAAGATTCATATGAAGGAAACAAGGGTCTATGTGGATTTCCCGTCTCAAAAGATTGCATCATTGAGCTACCACCTCCAAATGTGCTCGAAAAAGATGGTTCAAAATCAAACATTGCTTTTGGTTGGAAAGTGGTGTTGATAGGTTATGGATGCGGAGTAGTGTTCGGAATGACCGTGGGATATGTTGCTTTCCAAATTGGTAAGCCGAAATGGTTGGTGAATTTGGTTGAAAACCAACATGAGAAGAGGCGAAGAAGAAAGTCAAAGAATGGCAATTGCAGCAATGGACAAAGAAGGATCTAGTTGATGGAAATGATGTTCAAGCGTTTATGTTATATCTTCATAATTTCTTGTTTTGAAGTCCGTTGAAATGTTTTTTTCCTATGGTGAAGGGTTGCACTGGCATGCATCTGTCCTTATTTTTGTAACAATTAATCTGTATTTTATTGCATTACGTACTATCTGTAAGGGTTTGTTTTGAACGTAGCATTTTGTATGGTGCAACTATTTATGTCTTCTTGCTCATCTCATCATCTTTTTCTCGAGCTAAACATagtcaaaactataaaattttcttctttgcATGGAAAATGATTTGGCATTCTGCAAATTTCCACAATGCTTGTGGATTaccattggttttttttttttctcaatcaagaaaaataatgtaaaacCGAGAAAGACGTTGGAACTACCAACATCTTTCAAGGACAACATGTTTACAGTAGTATTACTACTGGCAACCAAAGACAAAATCCTCCGGACAACAAGAGCTATAGTGTATTAAACAAAATTCACCACcaagctttaaaaaaaaaaaaaactcgataTACCAGCTTTCACCAAAGCATCCTCCATACCATTAACTTGCCTGTGAATATCTTCGAACTGAAATTGAACCAACTAGTTAGTGCCATAGTCGATATCCCCAAACAATTTCCATAATGACCACAGTCTATAATTCCTATTCATAAGCCATTCCAGTTTTGTTTGTAAATCATGTTATACTTTGACTATGGAATGTTCTATTGTTTAATTCAATGTTTAAAGTTGAATCTATATGTGACAAGCGTTGTTATCTATCCTAGCATCCTATAACTCGAGTTCGGTTAccgggttagggatgttatacCATTACATTTTTAGTCCTTTTGTTGTAGACTCCATGTGTGCTTTCCAGTAACCATAACGGCCAATCTCCAACATCGTCGAGCGATTGATGATCCTTCCATAGCTTGCAACTATCAACATCAGGAATCTCCACTAGAAATGTTAAGCAGGAGGCTATGATACCAATTGTTGACCTGCAACAGTTGCTAAGTAACAAGAAAAGTACGAGCAAAAATAACTATAGTAGTGGGCACTTCGGCAAGCATTATGATAACACAAAGTCAAATGGGGGACTTTCGAAGATTATACCTTTCATCACTAACTTCTCCCCTTGAGAACTTAGTTTGTAAAACCACAACACAAAATATTTTACAATCAAGTGTACTCTTACAAATAATGTTCCTCACTCGAATAAATAAGTGatcttaaaattaatttatcaacttATACAAGTCTCTCAATTATATAAAGAATTTTGATATTTGCTAACATATGAAAATGTATTACAATCCCTATTATAAAACCAAATTCACAAATGATGTTATTTGAACATTTTACATAGGCCATTTTTTTATGTAGGGGATAATTTTCCTTTTCAGAACTAAATCCACACATGGTGGTATTTGAATCAAAAACTTCAGTTTTTTTCACAaatggtatttaaatttttttaaatacaaattataaaaagtatatattaaatttaataaaataaatattattggaataatttttttttattttatagtaagaccatgtgaattaaataaaaattattctaaGTTGTAAATAGGCCAATTTGCTCGGCCCCCTttgaaacccaaaaataaataaataataattaaatataaatattaacagTCCAAAGTccaaataattacaatagttcaCGGGCCAATAACCAATCAAAGCCCAATTACAAGACCAGAACTTAAACCTTATAACAGTCTATTAACAGGCTTTGACCCAAATTAAAACACTAATACCTAGACCCAATAACTAATGCCCCACAACCAATACCCAATCCCCAAATTAACCCGAGACCCAAAATCACATTGGCCCAAATGGCCCAGAAATTTTAGAACCCTAGGTTTCTTTCCCATGCGCCGCAACCAGCCAAGCTTCAGCCCTGGCCTCCGTACCGCCCAGCAGTCATGCCCGCGCCAGCACACGGCCCCGTACCCGAGCGCACACCTGTACCTGCGAAGAAAGGGACAAACCACAGCAGCAAATGCATACAAGAAAATAACAGacagaaaaaaatggaaaaattgtatattttatttttttttctcttcttctcttggCTATAAAGCCTGAAGAGAATCAATTGTAAAAGTTTACGTTAAGAGAGAATACAAAAGGCTCAATACGCAATACAAAAAGGCGATTAAAATCCTAAAAGGTCATTTCTTCTCGAGTTTCTTCTGAGTTCTTCGACTGATCGTTTCCTTTTAGCCATtcgcttttgttttttttttaaaaagggaaaTCAAACCAAAAAGAAGAGGAGACCTTACCTTGAAAGCACGCCGCGAGATCCCTTCCTCTTCGCAGGAATCGAACTGTCGAGGGGGTCTTAAGGCTAAAAAAGGGACTCCAAGGCTCGGATGGTTTAGTCCCCTGTCATGGTGATAGATCGGAGCCTAAAGGGACCCTTGGGATTCGACTGATAAACAAAGAAAAGGGGGGCTAGGGTTTGGGCAGTGGTTCGGCTGTTTGAAGGCTATACTTAGCCTTATAAGGAAAGcagaaaacgacgccgtttaagcCAAATACAATGGCTcgaaaaacgacgtcgtttgagGCAATAACCGACCGGCTCCGTTTTGCTGCCCCGATGACCCGCGTGTTTTTGCGGTGAGGGTTTATTTTCAGGATTAGTTCTCCCCGTTTTGTCCCATTTTCAAAGTAGT from Gossypium hirsutum isolate 1008001.06 chromosome A04, Gossypium_hirsutum_v2.1, whole genome shotgun sequence includes:
- the LOC107931124 gene encoding putative receptor like protein 25, with the translated sequence MRMIIDLSNNQFEGEIPKVIGKLNLLKGLNLSHNNLNCGIPTSIGNLTNLEWLDLSSNRLSGTISNRLADLAFLSSLSVSENQLHGQIPQGKQFNTFGKDSYEGNKGLCGFPVSKDCIIELPPPNVLEKDGSKSNIAFGWKVVLIGYGCGVVFGMTVGYVAFQIGKPKWLVNLVENQHEKRRRRKSKNGNCSNGQRRI
- the LOC107931123 gene encoding receptor-like protein 9DC3; amino-acid sequence: MLTIASIKFNGTIPPTFVEECHLSNLNLNGNQLEGSLSPSILNCRGLEVLDLGNNKINDTFPHWLGSLPQLQVLVLKSNQMHGSLHEHSSKSNPCFSKIQIFDLSSNYFSGPLPVRYIESFKAIIDYKKNGTTKSYMGVDDKYFNSGFYTYSIGIVIKGQDVELVKIFTMWMIIDLSNNMFEGGIPKVIGKLSLLKGLNLSHNNLNGGIPTSIGNLTSLEWLDLSSNRLSGTIPNRLTDLAFLTSLNVSENQLHGQIPQGKQFNTFGNDSYEGNKGLCGFPVSKGCNIIEPPPPNVLEKDGSKSNIAFGWKVVLIGYGCGVVFGMAMGYVVFQIGSHSCSHPEAASLIQFKNSFSITQTVLPAWYCDEVAGLKSYIPRQIHGRRVQIAAHGMGWLFGNFPSNTSLFLLPHLQKLNPAFNNFNHSKIPSEFGRFTGLLYLNLSYTGFVGVVPSQVSHLSKLVSLDLSWIDEQLTIDKYALEGLVHNLTVALKYLDLSHSYLSGPRSLGNLLQLTHLDLGWNKLRGQIPLSILNLTHLEYLKIAENSLESSISDEVCKIILVASMPIPLELL